A genomic region of Borreliella spielmanii contains the following coding sequences:
- a CDS encoding transposase — translation MHKFNYDKDQVHLLLEFNPNIHPSKFINNLKPVSSRLIRKKYSTYLDKYYWKHYF, via the coding sequence TTGCATAAATTCAACTATGATAAAGATCAAGTTCATTTATTACTAGAATTTAATCCCAATATTCACCCTTCTAAATTTATCAATAATCTAAAACCAGTATCTTCAAGGCTTATAAGAAAAAAATATTCTACTTATTTGGATAAGTATTATTGGAAACATTATTTTTGA